Proteins from one Aythya fuligula isolate bAytFul2 chromosome 11, bAytFul2.pri, whole genome shotgun sequence genomic window:
- the LOC116493525 gene encoding basic salivary proline-rich protein 1-like, with product MRKPSYGTFPQRPIGQAAPWKALGSAGRAASPHSSEPHPTLPPHHLPEGLAEQLPPRPPPAPSPPTQLGGPPPGRARAPRETRAHGAEPSPSHRLRAGGPGPTAAPAPQQAAARRGRGRGRGPVPGPGRRPRPPRGGVPGRPAGPPALPDRKSWLGWALRREPRRRVPGEVELFFTSEEIDFHIRRSEASRVRSPPQPGPALPQLPPHRARPRGPDRSAESPRPRGGAERPGGEGAEPGRAAEFRPSSHGSIARSPRQPRSDMGLPRAGGLRQRDPAARLAPERHHRQRHCRVRELSGGIEVKGEAPARGLSVVRGRADPGWTLGAWPPDTQK from the exons ATGAGGAAGCCTTCCTACGGCACCTTCCCGCAGCGTCCTATCGGACAGGCTGCTCCATGGAAAGCATTGGGATCAGCGGGGAGAGCAGCGAGCCCCCACAGCAGCGAGCCTCACCCCACGCTCCCCCCCCACCACCTTCCCGAGGGGCTGGCGGAGCAgctccccccgcgcccccctccagctcccagccctcccacGCAGCTCGGGGGCCCCCCGCCAGGCCGGGCCCGAGCCCCACGCGAGACCCGGGCCCAcggggccgagccgagcccctCGCACAGACTCAGggcgggcggccccggccccacggCGGCCCCTGCCCCGCAGCAGGCCGCGGCCCGCCGAGGCCGAGGCCGAGGCCGAGGCCCGGTCccggggcccggccgccgcccgcGCCCCCCTCGCGGCGGGGTCCCCGGAAGGCCGGCCGGCCCGCCCGCTCTCCCCGACAGGAAAtcctggctgggctgggcgcTGCGGAGGGAGCCGCGGCGCCGGGTTCCGGGGGaagtggaattattttttacCAGCGAAGAGATCGACTTCCACATCCG GCGAAGCGAGGCCAGCCGGGTGCGGAGCCCCCCGCAGCCGGGCCCGGCTCTCCCGCAGCTTCCCCCGcaccgggcccggccccgcggccccgaTAGGAGCGCCGAGAGTCCCCGCCCCCGCGGGGGAGCGGAGAGGCCCGGCGGGGAGGGAGCTGAGCCGGGCAGGGCCGCCGAGTTCCGCCCCAGCAGCCATGGCAGCATAGCGAGGTCTCCGCGGCAGCCCCGCTCGGACATGGGCCTGCCCCGGGCCGGCGGGCTGAGGCAACGAGACCCCGCGGCG CGTCTTGCCCCCGAACGCCATCACCGTCAGCGACACTGCCGGGTGAGGGAGCTGTCAGGAGGGATTGAGGTGAAAGGAGAGGCTCCTGCGCGGGGTCTGAGCGTGGTACGTGGCCGAGCAGACCCTGGGTGGACCCTGGGTGCCTGGCCCCCTGATACCCAAAAATGA
- the GABPB1 gene encoding GA-binding protein subunit beta-1, with protein sequence MSLVDLGKKLLEAARAGQDDEVRILMANGAPFTTDWLGTSPLHLAAQYGHYSTTEVLLRAGVSRDARTKVDRTPLHMAASEGHASIVEVLLKHGADVNAKDMLKMTALHWATEHNHQEVVELLIKYGADVHAQSKFCKTALDIAIDNGNEDLAEILQIAMQNQINTNPESPDTVTIHAATPQFIIGPGGVVNLTDETGVSAVQFGNSSTSVLATLAALAEASAPLSNSSETPVVATEEVVTAESVDGAIQQVVSSGGQQVITIVTDGIQLGNLHSIPTSGIGQPIIVTMPDGQQVLTVPATDIAEETVISEEPPVKRQCIEIVENRVESAEIEERETLQKQLDEANREAQKYRQQLLKKEQEAEAYRQKLEAMNRLQTNKEAV encoded by the exons ATGTCACTAGTAGATTTGGGAAAGAAACTTCTAGAAGCTGCACGAGCAGGACAAGATGATGAAGTTCGCATTTTGATGGCAAATGGAGCGCCTTTTACCACAGATTGG TTGGGAACATCTCCACTTCATCTAGCAGCACAGTATGGACACTACTCAACAACAGAAGTGTTGCTGCGAGCAGGTGTAAGTCGTGATGCCAGAACAAAAGTGGACAGAACTCCATTACATATGGCAGCATCAGAAGGCCATGCAAGCATAGTAGAAGTCTTACTTAAG CACGGTGCCGATGTCAATGCAAAGGACATGCTCAAAATGACTGCACTTCACTGGGCTACTGAACATAACCACCAAGAAGTTGTAGAGCTCTTAATAAAGTATGGAGCGGATGTTCATGCTCAGAGTAAATTTTGCAAAACTGCATTAGACATTGCAATAGACAATGGAAATGAAGACCTTGCTGAAATATTACAG ATTGCAATGCAGAACCAAATCAATACGAATCCAGAGAGTCCGGATACTGTGACAATACATGCAGCAACACCGCAGTTCATCATTGGACCTGGAGGGGTGGTGAACCTAACAG ATGAGACAGGAGTGTCTGCTGTGCAGTTTGGAAATTCATCAACGTCGGTGTTAGCCACGTTAGCAGCTTTAGCGGAAGCATCAGCACCGTTGTCTAATTCTTCAGAAACACCAG TTGTGGCGACAGAAGAAGTTGTGACTGCAGAATCTGTGGATGGTGCTATTCAGCAAGTTGTCAGTTCTGGAGGTCAGCAAGTTATTACTATAGTTACAGATGGCATTCAGCTTGGTAATCTGCATTCAATTCCAACCAGTGGAATAGGGCAGCCAATCATCGTGACCATGCCAGATGGACAGCAAG tATTAACAGTTCCAGCAACAGATATTGCTGAAGAAACTGTGATAAGTGAAGAACCGCCAGTCAAGAGACAGTGCATTGAGATTGTTGAAAATCGTGTGGAGTCTGCAGAAATAGAA GAAAGAGAAACTCTTCAGAAGCAGCTGGATGAGGCAAacagagaagcacaaaaatatCGTCAGCAGCTTctaaagaaagagcaagaagcAGAGGCCTATCGGCAGAAGTTAGAGGCAATGAACCGCCTCCAGACTAATAAAGAAGCTGTTTAA
- the HDC gene encoding histidine decarboxylase — protein sequence MEPEEYRRRGKEMVDYICQYLSNVRERRVIPDVQPGYMRAQLPDSAPMDPDSWDNIFGDIEKIIMPGVVHWQSPHMHAYFPALTSWPSLLGDMLADAINCLGFTWASSPACTELEMNVMDWLAKMLGLPDKFLHHHPDSVGGGVLQSTVSESTLVALLAARKNKILEMKLSEPDADESLLNSRLIAYASDQAHSSVEKAGLISLVKMKFLPVDENFSLRGETLKKAIAEDRKKGLVPIFVCATLGTTGVCAFDNLSELGPICDAEGLWLHIDAAYAGTAFVCPEFRLFLDGIEYADSFTFNPSKWMMVHFDCTGFWVKDKYKLHQTFSVNPVYLRHPNSGAAVDFMHWQIPLSRRFRSLKLWFVIRSFGVKKLQDHIRHGTETAKFFESLVESDPLFEIPAKRHLGLVVFRLKGPNWLTEKLLKDLSSSGKLFLVPATIRDKFIIRFTVTSQFTTREDILQDWNIIQHTAAQIISQHYGLHHISSGDEARIPNMVMEHNSDVISNASQLYVEEEKYKTPSRKIVVQPKKVAVSYNTCVISQQVKGQGDPLDDCFPEDAQDVTKHKLTSFLFSYLSVQGKKKTARSLSCNSVPVTDLLEQCNPKAAATDKKESHANARILSRLPEEVMMLKKSAFKKLIKFYSVPNFPECSIQCGLQLPCCPLQAIV from the exons ATGGAGCCTGAGGAGTACAGACGGAGAG GGAAAGAGATGGTGGATTACATTTGCCAGTACCTGAGCAATGTGAGAGAGAGACGGGTGATTCCTGATGTACAGCCAGGTTACATGAGAGCTCAGTTGCCGGATTCTGCACCGATGGACCCAGACAGCTGGGACAACATCTTTGGAGATATAGAGAAGATTATTATGCCTGGG GTTGTCCATTGGCAAAGTCCGCACATGCATGCCTACTTTCCAGCTCTTACTTCTTGGCCTTCACTCCTCGGAGATATGTTGGCTGATGCAATTAACTGCTTGGGATTCACATGG GCCTCCAGTCCAGCCTGTACAGAACTGGAAATGAATGTGATGGATTGGTTGGCTAAAATGCTGGGCCTTCCAGATAAATTCCTGCACCACCATCCTGACAGTGTGGGTGGAGGAGTATTACAG AGCACTGTGAGTGAATCAACGTTGGTTgcactgctggcagcaaggaaaaacaaaattctggaGATGAAGCTTTCTGAGCCAGACGCTGATGAGTCCTTGCTCAATTCTCGTCTCATCGCATATGCATCTGATCAA gcaCATTCTTCTGTAGAAAAGGCTGGCTTGATTTCTCTTGTGAAGATGAAATTTCTGCCTGTGGATGAGAACTTTTCCCTTAGAGGTGAAACTCTGAAAAAAGCCattgcagaagacagaaagaaaggccTAGTGCCCATCTTT GTTTGTGCAACTTTGGGTACAACTGGTGTCTGTGCTTTTGACAATCTCTCAGAACTGGGCCCAATTT GTGATGCTGAGGGACTCTGGCTTCACATTGATGCTGCATATGCAGGAACAGCATTTGTGTGTCCTGAATTTCGATTATTCTTGGATGGAATTGAGTACGCAGATTCCTTTACTTTTAACCCTTCAAAATGGATGATGGTTCATTTTGACTGCACTGGATTTTG GGTTAAAGATAAATACAAGTTACATCAAACCTTCAGTGTTAACCCTGTCTACCTCAGACATCCCAATTCAGGAGCTGCTGTTGATTTTATG CACTGGCAAATTCCATTGAGTCGTCGATTTCGTTCTTTGAAGCTGTGGTTTGTGATTCGTTCATTTGGGGTGAAAAAGCTTCAAGATCACATCCGGCAT GGTACTGAAACAGCCAAATTCTTTGAATCTTTGGTTGAAAGTGATCCACTCTTTGAAATTCCTGCCAAGAGACATCTTGGATTGGTTGTATTTCgtttaaag GGTCCCAACTGGCTGACAGAAAAACTCCTGAAAGACCTAAGCAGTTCTGGCAAGCTCTTCCTTGTTCCAGCAACCATTCGTGACAAGTTCATCATTCGCTTTACTGTAACATCTCAGTTCACAACTAGGGAAGATATTCTGCAAGACTGGAACATCATTCAACATACCGCAGCCCAAATCATTAGTCAGCATTACGGGTTACACCACATCAGTTCTGGTGATGAGGCAAGAATCCCTAATATGGTAATGGAGCATAATTCTGATGTTATCAGTAATGCTTCTCAGCTGTatgtagaggaagaaaaatataaaactccTTCCAGAAAAATAGTAGTTCAACCTAAGAAAGTAGCAGTGAGTTACAATACATGTGTGATCAGTCAGCAAGTGAAAGGTCAAGGGGACCCTCTAGATGACTGTTTTCCAGAAGATGCGCAAGATGTTACCAAACATAAGTTAACCTCTTTCTTATTCAGTTATTTATCTGTTCAAGGCAAGAAAAAGACAGCACGTTCCCTTAGCTGCAACAGTGTCCCGGTGACTGATCTTCTTGAACAATGTAaccccaaagcagcagccacTGACAAGAAAGAGTCTCATGCAAATGCTAGAATCCTTTCCAGGCTACCTGAAGAGGTGATGATGCTCAAAAAAAGTGCcttcaaaaaattaattaagtTCTACAGTGTCCCAAACTTTCCAGAGTGTAGCATCCAGTGTGGCCTTCAGCTGCCTTGTTGTCCTCTGCAAGCCATTGTTTAA